The following are encoded in a window of Roseimaritima ulvae genomic DNA:
- a CDS encoding TolC family protein, which translates to MAVLAQPLLPAAPSPTEPVLMRPAPQTSPRRLPRPQPAAAPLPIPARQHSPAPRRLPAPQSLLEPQPIAGPQQVPASRPLSDAAPDRAYWWTAPVAKPLLPQGRWVQFDLGTVVADALLQSPRILGVEQEVKIAVEGIVSQDAAFDSRLLLESTYGRTSDPVGNSLVTGGPSRLREKDWSSEVGFQRTTRQGGRWEVTQQLGLLDSNSLFFIPRNQGNTRLGISLSQPLLAGGGRLYNERLIIDARLDAEVARQDSVLEIQNTLAELMLTYWRLYLHRCRYVQQADLLERALKLERIIEGRHLLDTGQAERLRVREQVELRRTELVRARTDFQNEQTRLALLVGSQGLSSERVDELIPRSRPVCKRQVIDVRQAVVQGLQHRPEVAIAAADLENAGLELAVTRNQLLPQLNALVETYVLGLNGNQDVGGSLADQFTEGEPGFSAGLQFEMPVGRRAARAKHRAAHAEYQQQLQAVREAMLTTRSEIEIAVREVNVALELITHRQNTLAAAVAEESYVLRRWELLGGGGNNIGLVVEDLLDAQQSRTTAEEKLVESEVDYLSSLIRLQLAMGTLLLSDQP; encoded by the coding sequence ATGGCGGTTCTCGCCCAACCTTTGTTGCCCGCTGCGCCATCGCCCACCGAGCCGGTTTTGATGCGGCCCGCCCCGCAAACCAGCCCACGTCGTTTGCCTCGGCCGCAGCCCGCGGCCGCGCCGCTGCCCATACCGGCACGACAGCATTCCCCCGCGCCTCGGCGGCTGCCCGCACCGCAGTCCTTGCTCGAACCGCAGCCAATTGCCGGGCCACAGCAGGTCCCGGCCTCGAGACCGCTTTCCGACGCCGCCCCGGATCGGGCGTATTGGTGGACAGCTCCGGTGGCCAAGCCGCTATTGCCGCAGGGGCGTTGGGTCCAGTTTGACTTGGGCACCGTGGTCGCCGACGCGCTGCTCCAGTCGCCGCGGATTCTGGGCGTCGAGCAGGAGGTCAAGATTGCCGTCGAGGGGATTGTCAGCCAGGACGCGGCGTTTGATTCGCGGTTGCTGCTGGAGTCCACCTATGGCCGCACCAGCGATCCGGTGGGCAATTCGCTGGTGACCGGCGGGCCTTCCCGGTTGCGAGAGAAGGACTGGAGTTCGGAGGTCGGTTTTCAGCGGACGACGCGGCAGGGCGGTCGTTGGGAAGTCACTCAGCAGTTGGGTCTGCTGGACAGCAACAGCTTGTTTTTTATTCCCCGCAACCAGGGCAATACCCGTCTGGGGATCAGCCTGTCCCAGCCTCTGCTGGCCGGCGGCGGTCGGTTGTACAACGAACGCTTGATCATCGATGCCCGATTGGATGCCGAAGTGGCTCGCCAAGATTCGGTATTGGAGATTCAAAACACGCTGGCCGAATTGATGCTTACCTATTGGCGGTTGTACCTGCACCGCTGTCGCTACGTGCAACAGGCCGACCTGTTGGAACGGGCGCTAAAGCTGGAGCGGATTATCGAAGGCCGCCACCTACTGGATACCGGCCAAGCGGAACGGTTGCGAGTTCGCGAACAGGTGGAGCTGCGACGCACCGAGTTGGTCCGCGCGCGAACCGATTTCCAGAACGAACAAACGCGACTGGCGCTGTTGGTCGGCTCGCAGGGGCTGTCCAGCGAGCGGGTTGATGAATTGATTCCACGCAGCCGACCGGTTTGCAAACGGCAGGTGATCGATGTTCGCCAAGCCGTGGTGCAGGGACTGCAACACCGTCCGGAAGTGGCGATTGCAGCCGCCGATCTGGAAAACGCGGGTCTGGAACTGGCCGTCACCCGCAATCAGTTGCTGCCGCAATTAAACGCCTTGGTGGAAACCTACGTGTTGGGTTTGAACGGCAATCAGGACGTCGGCGGCTCGCTCGCCGATCAATTCACCGAAGGCGAACCGGGATTTTCGGCGGGCCTGCAATTCGAAATGCCGGTCGGTCGCCGGGCGGCTCGCGCCAAACATCGCGCGGCCCATGCTGAATACCAGCAACAACTGCAAGCCGTCCGAGAGGCCATGCTGACGACGCGATCGGAAATCGAGATCGCGGTCCGCGAAGTAAACGTCGCCCTAGAACTGATCACCCATCGCCAAAACACCCTGGCCGCCGCGGTGGCCGAAGAGAGCTACGTCCTTCGCCGCTGGGAACTGTTGGGCGGTGGGGGAAACAATATTGGATTGGTCGTGGAAGATTTATTAGACGCCCAGCAAAGCCGGACCACGGCGGAAGAAAAATTGGTCGAATCCGAGGTCGACTACCTGTCCTCTCTGATTCGTCTTCAACTGGCCATGGGAACGTTGCTGCTGAGCGACCAGCCGTGA